In Acidimicrobiales bacterium, a single genomic region encodes these proteins:
- a CDS encoding (Fe-S)-binding protein: protein MTLPSTGERSTVTGVLRIDPEDLAACVACGLCLAHCPTYRVSGEERLSPRGRIAAMRAVEAGAPIDGAFDQMMQTCVQCRACETACPSSVPFGRMMEATRTVLARRSLPAWQRAAYGLLGRHRVLLAATTAGAVLQRLRLVPPGLTSRLSLPRLPLRQAPMEATGSDVWLFTGCIMDAWQRPVHQAAIDVLRSSGIGTALPGPEASCCGALHAHAGLHDGASGLARRVMHAFPGEAPILVDSAGCGAAMKDYGRLIGTAEAQRFSDRVFDIHEWLARRADELPPAGPGWSRPRVAVQDPCHLRHVQRVEGSVRALLARYAEIVELDDEGRCCGAGGAYSAL from the coding sequence ATGACTTTGCCGTCGACCGGCGAACGGAGCACGGTCACCGGTGTCCTGCGGATAGACCCCGAGGACCTGGCTGCGTGCGTTGCGTGCGGATTGTGCCTGGCGCACTGCCCGACATATCGGGTCAGCGGAGAGGAGCGGTTGTCTCCACGCGGGCGGATCGCGGCTATGCGCGCCGTCGAGGCAGGCGCCCCGATCGACGGCGCCTTCGATCAGATGATGCAGACGTGTGTGCAGTGCCGCGCCTGCGAGACGGCTTGCCCCTCGTCGGTTCCGTTCGGCCGGATGATGGAAGCAACGCGCACCGTGCTCGCCCGCCGCTCGCTTCCGGCCTGGCAGCGAGCAGCGTACGGTCTGCTGGGAAGGCACCGTGTCCTGCTCGCTGCGACCACCGCAGGCGCCGTATTGCAGCGTCTTCGCCTGGTTCCGCCGGGTCTCACATCCCGGCTGTCACTTCCACGGCTCCCGTTGCGCCAGGCACCGATGGAGGCCACGGGATCCGACGTCTGGCTGTTCACCGGCTGCATCATGGACGCGTGGCAGCGACCGGTCCACCAGGCGGCGATCGACGTCCTGCGTTCATCGGGCATCGGCACGGCTCTTCCCGGGCCGGAGGCGTCGTGTTGCGGAGCTCTGCACGCCCACGCCGGTCTTCACGACGGCGCATCGGGGCTCGCCCGCCGCGTGATGCACGCGTTCCCCGGGGAAGCCCCGATACTGGTCGACTCCGCGGGGTGCGGAGCGGCGATGAAGGACTACGGGCGGTTGATCGGCACCGCTGAAGCCCAGAGGTTCTCGGATCGGGTGTTCGACATACACGAGTGGCTTGCCCGCCGAGCTGACGAGCTTCCTCCGGCCGGCCCCGGATGGTCCCGTCCGCGTGTCGCGGTGCAGGATCCCTGCCACCTGAGGCACGTCCAGAGGGTCGAAGGCTCAGTGCGCGCCCTGCTAGCCCGGTACGCGGAGATAGTGGAGTTGGACGACGAAGGTCGTTGTTGCGGGGCCGGCGGCGCCTATAGCGCTCTG
- a CDS encoding FAD-binding protein — MTGSLESFAAEVGTEGAVCVAGGRTSWAVGGLPEPGTREINAPSGVVAHLPAEMIVRVRAGTRLDVLQGTLAEGGQRAALEGPGEATVGGVVAVGRSGVRRLGLGPVRDAVLEVTAVSSRGELVRSGAPLVKNVTGYDLPRLLTGSLGTLALLAEVVLRCTPLPEVERWYLGEPEDPFRVFSDLYRPLSVLWDGRRTWVGLSGFEVDVAEQARTALGDGFVQVDGPPEPPAGGRRSLSPAALKSLAGTLGHAGGWLCEIGVGVVHCDAETDSVLPPADAPSSGVVDLHRRIKRNFDPAGRLNPGRCVLPDARVVA; from the coding sequence TTGACCGGTTCACTCGAGTCGTTTGCCGCCGAGGTCGGTACCGAGGGCGCTGTGTGCGTGGCGGGCGGGCGCACCAGCTGGGCGGTCGGCGGCCTACCCGAACCCGGAACCCGGGAGATCAACGCTCCCTCCGGTGTCGTCGCGCACCTGCCCGCCGAGATGATCGTCCGGGTGAGAGCCGGGACACGGCTCGATGTCCTGCAGGGCACGCTTGCCGAGGGCGGCCAGCGGGCCGCTTTGGAAGGGCCGGGCGAGGCGACGGTGGGGGGTGTCGTGGCGGTCGGTCGTTCGGGGGTCAGGCGGCTGGGGCTGGGACCGGTGCGAGATGCCGTGCTGGAGGTCACGGCGGTCAGCTCGCGGGGTGAGCTGGTAAGGAGCGGGGCGCCGTTGGTCAAGAACGTCACGGGTTACGATCTCCCGCGGCTCCTCACGGGCTCGCTCGGCACTCTGGCCCTGTTGGCCGAGGTCGTGCTGAGGTGTACTCCTCTACCCGAGGTCGAGCGTTGGTACCTGGGAGAGCCGGAGGATCCGTTCAGGGTCTTCTCCGATCTGTACCGGCCCCTATCGGTGCTGTGGGACGGTCGCCGCACGTGGGTGGGCCTGTCGGGTTTCGAGGTCGACGTCGCAGAACAGGCACGGACGGCGCTCGGGGACGGTTTCGTGCAGGTCGACGGTCCCCCGGAGCCGCCGGCCGGAGGCCGGAGGTCGCTCTCGCCGGCGGCTTTGAAGAGTCTCGCGGGCACCCTCGGTCATGCGGGTGGTTGGTTGTGCGAGATAGGGGTGGGCGTCGTGCATTGCGACGCGGAGACCGACTCAGTACTGCCACCGGCGGATGCGCCGTCCTCGGGTGTGGTCGACCTTCATCGCCGGATCAAGCGGAACTTCGATCCCGCGGGTCGCCTCAACCCCGGCAGGTGCGTCCTGCCCGACGCCCGGGTGGTCGCATGA
- a CDS encoding FAD-linked oxidase C-terminal domain-containing protein produces MTDQLVADLRRALGEEAVRCDPIELTLYERDASLVTGRASVVCFPSDGDQLAAAVKVCAAHGRPFLPRGSGTGLAGGATPAGDVPPVVIVTTRMNRILEVDAEQRLAWVEPGVLNLDLSRAVAHLGLHFAPDPSSQQSCTIGGNLANNSGGPHCLLYGVTNGHLLAMEVVLPDGSVVLLGGIDPEPPGFDLRGAFVGSEGTMGIASRIAVRLTPLPPSVATLLADFSTMHDAAGAVTAVIAAGIVPAALEMMDRTIVEVVEAYVHAGLPLDAAAVLLVEVDGFPAGAAEQARRVRGVLEANGARSVAVAEGEVQRAAWWKARKSAFGAVARIAPNYYLHDCVVPRTRLVEVLDAVSAIAEELDLVLGNVFHAGDGNLHPLIVFDKRVPGVLERVHEAGRRIIEICVAAGGSLSGEHGIGLEKRDYMGLVFGAADLEAQLWLREAFDPSGLCNPEKILPEGGSRCGDLAEFPEGVWV; encoded by the coding sequence GTGACGGATCAGCTGGTTGCCGACCTTCGGCGCGCGCTGGGGGAGGAGGCCGTCCGTTGCGACCCCATCGAGCTGACCCTCTACGAGCGGGACGCCTCGTTGGTCACCGGAAGGGCTTCGGTGGTGTGCTTCCCGTCGGATGGGGATCAACTGGCCGCGGCTGTGAAAGTGTGCGCGGCACACGGCCGTCCTTTCCTGCCGCGCGGCTCGGGCACCGGTCTTGCCGGTGGCGCCACACCGGCGGGCGACGTGCCGCCGGTCGTGATCGTCACCACCAGGATGAACCGGATCCTCGAGGTCGACGCCGAGCAGCGCCTGGCATGGGTGGAGCCCGGAGTCCTGAACCTCGATCTGTCTCGCGCCGTCGCCCACCTCGGGCTTCACTTCGCGCCCGACCCCTCGAGCCAGCAATCCTGCACCATCGGCGGGAACCTGGCCAACAATTCGGGTGGGCCACACTGCCTGCTCTACGGGGTGACCAACGGTCACCTCCTCGCCATGGAGGTAGTGCTGCCCGACGGGTCCGTCGTGCTACTCGGAGGTATCGACCCCGAGCCCCCCGGGTTCGACCTGCGCGGCGCCTTCGTCGGCAGCGAGGGCACGATGGGAATCGCGTCGCGGATCGCCGTGCGCCTGACCCCGCTACCGCCGAGCGTCGCGACGTTGCTCGCGGACTTCTCGACGATGCACGACGCGGCGGGCGCCGTTACGGCCGTCATTGCGGCCGGGATCGTCCCCGCCGCACTGGAGATGATGGACCGGACGATCGTCGAGGTCGTCGAGGCCTACGTCCATGCAGGCTTGCCGCTGGACGCGGCGGCCGTGTTGCTCGTCGAGGTGGACGGCTTTCCGGCGGGGGCGGCCGAACAGGCGAGGCGAGTGCGCGGGGTGCTGGAGGCCAACGGTGCACGCTCAGTGGCGGTGGCCGAAGGCGAGGTGCAGCGAGCCGCTTGGTGGAAGGCAAGGAAGTCGGCCTTCGGCGCCGTCGCGCGCATCGCACCGAACTATTACCTCCACGACTGTGTTGTGCCGCGCACGCGTCTCGTCGAGGTGCTCGACGCGGTGTCGGCCATCGCGGAGGAGCTCGATCTCGTCCTCGGCAACGTGTTCCACGCGGGGGATGGGAACCTGCATCCGCTGATCGTGTTCGACAAGCGGGTGCCAGGGGTGCTCGAAAGGGTTCACGAAGCCGGCCGGCGGATCATCGAGATCTGCGTCGCGGCCGGCGGGAGCCTGTCCGGCGAGCATGGCATCGGCTTGGAAAAGCGGGACTACATGGGTCTGGTCTTCGGCGCCGCGGACCTCGAAGCGCAGCTCTGGCTGCGCGAGGCGTTCGACCCCTCCGGTCTCTGCAACCCCGAAAAGATCCTCCCCGAGGGCGGGTCTCGATGCGGCGATCTGGCGGAGTTCCCGGAGGGAGTCTGGGTTTGA
- a CDS encoding alpha/beta hydrolase, with protein MPVQAVQWEPCTGNAGPAKYECATVQVPRNPLKPSDGTIGMAIDRRPASGQKIGSLLVNPGGPGASGVDALPTLISSMPPDLLARFDVVGFDPPGVGRTAPIVCLDSAGLERYYHVDPEPTTPSAFNAMLSADRNFAAGCESRSGAELPYVSTADAAMDMDVLRRDLGDPQLTYMGFSYGTLLGATYADLFPKNVRAMVLDGALDPALPVIDELDQQAAGLDGQLQQFFAWCRARPSCGWSPAGDPRAAFEALLAKVKTSPLPAKGTARTVGPAEVTYGTAVTLYSTTTWGDLGLALGAASHGDGTYMLELFDAYTGRQSDGSYDNLFEANAAVNCLDAAAPSISAIQAAAPKAESMAPVFGLQNLYSEATCSVWPVPATGRVGPLHANGSAPIVVVGSTGDPITPYQWAQALAGELENGVLLTRVGDGHTGYRSSSCIRAAADSYLINLTVPPAGTRCASD; from the coding sequence TTGCCGGTCCAAGCGGTTCAGTGGGAACCCTGCACCGGCAACGCCGGCCCAGCGAAGTACGAGTGCGCGACGGTCCAGGTGCCGCGCAACCCTCTGAAACCGTCCGATGGGACCATCGGGATGGCAATCGACAGGCGGCCGGCCAGCGGGCAGAAGATCGGGTCTCTGCTCGTGAACCCCGGCGGGCCCGGCGCTTCGGGGGTCGACGCGCTACCGACGCTGATCTCGAGCATGCCCCCGGATCTCCTTGCGCGCTTCGACGTGGTCGGGTTCGACCCGCCGGGTGTCGGGCGGACCGCCCCGATCGTCTGCCTCGACAGCGCGGGACTCGAGCGCTACTACCACGTCGATCCGGAGCCGACGACCCCATCCGCTTTCAACGCCATGCTCAGCGCCGACCGGAACTTCGCCGCGGGCTGCGAATCCCGCAGCGGGGCGGAGCTGCCGTACGTGAGCACCGCCGATGCGGCGATGGACATGGACGTGTTGCGGCGCGATCTCGGCGACCCGCAACTCACCTATATGGGGTTCTCGTACGGCACCCTCCTCGGAGCCACCTACGCCGATCTTTTCCCCAAGAACGTGCGGGCCATGGTCCTCGACGGAGCACTGGATCCGGCGCTCCCGGTGATCGACGAGCTCGACCAGCAGGCCGCCGGCCTGGACGGTCAGCTTCAGCAGTTCTTCGCTTGGTGCCGGGCGAGGCCGAGCTGCGGGTGGAGCCCGGCGGGGGATCCGCGGGCAGCGTTCGAAGCGCTTCTTGCGAAGGTGAAGACGTCCCCGTTGCCAGCGAAAGGGACGGCACGGACCGTCGGGCCGGCCGAAGTGACCTACGGAACCGCCGTAACCCTGTACTCCACCACCACATGGGGGGATCTCGGTCTCGCATTGGGCGCGGCGAGCCACGGCGACGGCACCTACATGCTCGAGCTGTTCGACGCGTACACGGGCCGCCAGAGCGACGGGAGCTACGACAACCTCTTCGAGGCCAACGCGGCCGTGAACTGCCTGGACGCCGCGGCCCCGAGCATCTCGGCGATCCAGGCTGCAGCCCCCAAGGCGGAATCGATGGCTCCTGTGTTCGGGCTGCAGAACCTCTACAGCGAGGCCACTTGTTCGGTGTGGCCTGTGCCGGCGACGGGCCGTGTCGGTCCTCTGCACGCGAACGGGTCCGCACCGATCGTCGTGGTCGGCAGCACCGGCGACCCCATCACCCCCTACCAATGGGCCCAGGCCCTCGCCGGGGAACTGGAGAACGGCGTCCTTCTAACCCGGGTGGGCGACGGTCACACCGGGTACCGCTCCAGCTCCTGCATCCGCGCCGCGGCCGACTCCTACCTGATCAACCTCACCGTCCCCCCAGCAGGGACCCGCTGCGCCAGCGACTGA
- a CDS encoding dipeptidase, with amino-acid sequence MAELALAGYLDAHRDRIVDTLFQWLRIPSISADPACSAEVRSSAVFCAARLADAGLENVGILETPGHPAVYADWMHAGPDAPTVLVYGHHDVQPVDPLDEWTSPPFTPTIVDGQCRARGAIDDKGQVLYEIEAAKGLLSRDGRLPVNLKFLIEGEEEVGSVHFESLLVSELDRLSCDVVVVSDTGMISPDVPSCTVGMRGLVAFDVSLRTASIDLHSGLWGGAVPNAAHVATRLVAALHDADGKVTLPGFYDRVRDLSPVEHASMDAQSFDEAEFRAAAGGVPYLEGEKGYSSLERVGVRPTAEVVGIHSGYGGPGIKTIVPATAGFKVAFRLVPDQRPEEVEPALRAWLQQWVPAGIEVAVTPEGAVAPALTPVDHPAVGALSRAVRAVWGKDPLFTREGGSGPEEALGRVLAAPVLFLGVGLPGDRIHAPNERMVMDQFWKGLLAAGELLLELGGR; translated from the coding sequence ATGGCCGAACTGGCGCTGGCGGGCTACCTGGACGCGCACCGGGACCGGATCGTCGACACCCTCTTCCAATGGCTGCGGATACCGTCCATCTCGGCGGACCCGGCGTGCTCGGCGGAGGTGCGTTCGTCCGCCGTGTTCTGCGCGGCCCGCCTCGCCGACGCCGGACTCGAGAACGTCGGGATCCTGGAGACCCCGGGGCATCCAGCGGTATACGCCGACTGGATGCACGCTGGTCCCGACGCACCGACGGTCCTGGTCTACGGCCATCACGACGTGCAGCCGGTGGACCCGCTCGACGAGTGGACGTCCCCACCCTTCACCCCCACGATCGTCGACGGGCAGTGCCGGGCGCGCGGCGCGATCGACGACAAGGGCCAGGTCCTGTACGAGATCGAAGCGGCCAAAGGACTCCTGTCACGCGACGGCCGCTTGCCCGTGAACCTCAAGTTCCTCATCGAAGGAGAGGAAGAGGTCGGCAGCGTCCACTTCGAGTCGCTGCTGGTGTCGGAGCTGGACAGGCTCTCCTGCGACGTCGTCGTCGTCTCCGACACCGGGATGATTTCCCCCGACGTGCCGTCGTGCACGGTCGGGATGCGGGGATTGGTCGCCTTCGACGTCTCGTTGCGAACAGCCTCCATAGACCTTCACAGCGGGCTGTGGGGCGGGGCGGTACCCAACGCCGCCCACGTGGCCACCCGCCTCGTGGCCGCTCTGCACGACGCCGACGGTAAGGTCACACTGCCCGGGTTCTACGATCGCGTGCGGGACCTATCGCCCGTCGAGCACGCGTCGATGGACGCTCAATCGTTCGACGAGGCGGAGTTCCGTGCCGCGGCGGGCGGTGTTCCCTACCTCGAGGGAGAAAAGGGGTACAGCTCGCTCGAGCGGGTCGGTGTGCGACCGACCGCTGAGGTGGTGGGCATCCACAGCGGCTACGGGGGGCCTGGCATCAAGACGATCGTCCCGGCCACGGCCGGCTTCAAGGTCGCGTTCCGGCTGGTCCCGGACCAGCGCCCCGAAGAGGTCGAGCCGGCATTGCGGGCATGGTTGCAGCAGTGGGTGCCGGCCGGCATCGAGGTGGCGGTCACACCCGAAGGCGCCGTCGCTCCGGCGCTCACGCCCGTGGACCACCCGGCCGTCGGCGCGCTCTCGCGAGCGGTAAGAGCCGTCTGGGGCAAGGACCCGCTTTTCACCCGCGAGGGTGGCAGCGGTCCGGAAGAGGCGCTCGGGCGGGTCCTCGCCGCTCCGGTCCTCTTTCTGGGCGTCGGGCTTCCTGGTGATCGGATCCATGCCCCCAACGAGCGTATGGTGATGGACCAGTTCTGGAAAGGTTTGCTCGCCGCCGGCGAGCTTCTACTCGAGCTCGGTGGCAGGTAG
- a CDS encoding alpha-amylase family glycosyl hydrolase, with protein sequence MIYQIYPRSFCDASGDGVGDLEGIRRHLDHVARLGTDAIWLSPFFKSPMADFGYDVSDYCDVDPLFGDIDTFDRLVQQAHERGLKVIVDFVPNHTSDRHPWFEESRSSRDNPKHDWYYWRDGRTDAEGGWGPPGSEGRMPNNWRAAFPEVGGKEFPPAWTWDRRRDQFYLHLFLEEQPDLNWGNPGVRAAMEDVLRFWMARGVDGFRIDVIHGIGKDPALPDLPPNLAPIPVIALNDHPSAHPYVCSLRSVVDTWEEPPRRMLVGEVVLPTAGHTLAYYGTAALPELNLVFNFHPLRAPWQASAWRRRVQEVEEMLGPGGWWPTWVLSNHDNPRHRTRYGSEGRARAAALLLLTLRGTPFLYAGEELGLEDAEVPPQRSVDPGGRDGCRAPIPWDATPAHGWAGGPDPWLPWPPGAAAGMNVADQMDDPDSVLHLYRRILVARKASPALLHGTFRWIESPQDTLAYTRESGGDTRLVVINFGDREVKVGLPEGCWNLQVRTGRGSGPDVADHLVLRGEEAALLVERTGS encoded by the coding sequence GTGATCTACCAGATCTACCCGCGGTCGTTCTGCGACGCATCGGGCGATGGGGTCGGCGACCTCGAAGGGATCCGCCGGCACCTCGACCACGTGGCTCGGCTCGGCACGGACGCCATCTGGCTCTCGCCGTTCTTCAAGTCCCCGATGGCCGACTTCGGCTACGACGTCTCGGACTACTGCGACGTCGATCCGCTGTTCGGCGACATTGACACCTTCGACCGGCTGGTCCAGCAGGCCCACGAACGGGGGCTCAAGGTGATCGTGGACTTCGTTCCCAACCACACCAGCGATCGGCACCCCTGGTTCGAGGAGTCGAGGTCCTCGCGGGACAACCCGAAGCACGATTGGTACTACTGGCGGGACGGCAGGACCGATGCCGAGGGCGGGTGGGGCCCGCCGGGGTCGGAGGGCAGGATGCCCAACAACTGGCGTGCCGCGTTCCCGGAAGTCGGTGGCAAGGAATTCCCGCCCGCCTGGACATGGGACCGGCGCAGGGACCAGTTCTACCTGCACCTCTTCTTGGAGGAGCAGCCGGACCTCAATTGGGGCAACCCGGGCGTGCGGGCGGCCATGGAAGACGTGCTCCGTTTCTGGATGGCCCGCGGCGTGGACGGGTTCCGCATCGACGTCATCCACGGCATCGGCAAGGACCCGGCCCTTCCTGACCTTCCACCCAACCTGGCCCCTATCCCGGTGATCGCTCTCAACGACCACCCCTCCGCCCATCCCTACGTCTGCTCCTTGAGGTCGGTGGTCGATACTTGGGAGGAGCCGCCGCGCCGGATGCTCGTCGGCGAGGTGGTGCTGCCGACCGCCGGCCACACGCTCGCCTACTACGGGACCGCTGCTTTGCCGGAGCTCAACCTGGTGTTCAACTTCCACCCGCTGCGTGCGCCCTGGCAGGCGTCCGCCTGGCGCCGGCGGGTCCAAGAGGTCGAGGAGATGCTCGGCCCGGGTGGCTGGTGGCCGACCTGGGTGCTGTCGAACCACGACAATCCCCGCCACCGGACCCGCTACGGCAGCGAGGGGCGTGCCAGAGCAGCCGCGCTCTTGTTGCTGACCCTTCGCGGAACGCCCTTCTTGTACGCGGGCGAAGAGCTCGGGCTCGAGGACGCCGAAGTACCGCCCCAACGGTCCGTCGACCCGGGTGGGCGTGACGGCTGCCGTGCACCGATCCCGTGGGATGCGACTCCCGCCCACGGCTGGGCCGGCGGGCCGGACCCATGGCTGCCGTGGCCACCCGGTGCCGCCGCAGGAATGAATGTCGCCGACCAGATGGACGACCCTGACTCCGTGCTGCACCTCTACAGGCGCATCCTCGTGGCACGCAAGGCGTCCCCGGCGCTCCTTCACGGGACGTTTCGCTGGATCGAGTCCCCACAAGACACCCTCGCCTACACCCGGGAATCAGGCGGCGACACCCGCCTCGTGGTGATCAACTTCGGTGACCGAGAGGTGAAGGTCGGCCTCCCTGAGGGGTGCTGGAACCTACAGGTCCGTACCGGCCGCGGATCGGGTCCGGATGTCGCAGATCACCTCGTGCTTCGTGGCGAAGAAGCCGCTTTGCTGGTCGAGCGAACCGGCAGCTAG
- a CDS encoding ribonuclease D, which yields MHELVTTPTDLESAVSRLRTADRYALDTEFHRERTYWPQLALVQVAWNGPSGGVTVIDPQAVDIAPFAEVLAGPGVMIAHAADQDLEVLERACGRLPSRLFDTQVAAGFAGQGSASLATLSRTFLGADVPKGDRLTDWRRRPLTDSQLAYAAADVENLIQLADAISGELRRDGRLAWAEEECEMLRTRPHGPGDPSKAWWKLRDARSLRGSARGVAQEVAAWRERRAQATDHPVRTVLPDLAVTAIAHRPPANAKALSEVRGLEGRTLRQDVLAEILDAIERGKSLPADRLALPPADDVPKEVRASVSLLMAWIAQVARDQRIDATLVATRGDVAALVRGDPEGRLSRGWRREMVARGLRSLMAGEASLAFDGGGRLVLEERSGRPLGDASGSDRA from the coding sequence ATCCACGAGCTCGTCACCACCCCCACGGATCTCGAGTCGGCGGTCTCTCGGCTGCGCACCGCCGATCGCTATGCGCTCGACACCGAGTTCCACCGGGAGCGCACCTACTGGCCCCAACTCGCTCTCGTACAGGTCGCTTGGAACGGGCCGTCGGGAGGGGTGACCGTGATCGACCCTCAAGCAGTGGACATCGCCCCGTTCGCCGAGGTACTGGCCGGCCCCGGCGTCATGATCGCCCACGCCGCCGACCAGGACCTCGAGGTGCTCGAGCGGGCGTGCGGCCGGCTGCCATCGCGCCTGTTCGACACCCAGGTGGCTGCCGGCTTCGCGGGACAGGGATCGGCCAGCCTGGCCACGCTCTCACGTACCTTCCTCGGAGCCGACGTGCCGAAAGGCGACCGGTTGACGGACTGGCGCCGGCGACCTCTTACCGATTCGCAACTCGCGTACGCGGCTGCTGACGTCGAGAACCTCATCCAGCTGGCGGACGCGATCTCCGGAGAGTTGCGCCGCGACGGGCGGCTCGCTTGGGCGGAGGAGGAGTGCGAGATGCTGAGAACGAGGCCTCATGGCCCCGGCGATCCGTCGAAGGCATGGTGGAAGCTGCGCGATGCCAGGTCGTTGCGCGGGTCAGCGCGCGGGGTGGCGCAGGAGGTGGCGGCGTGGAGGGAGAGGCGAGCGCAGGCGACCGACCACCCGGTCCGAACGGTTCTGCCCGACCTGGCCGTCACGGCGATCGCACACCGACCGCCCGCCAACGCCAAGGCACTATCGGAGGTGCGAGGTCTGGAAGGGCGGACCCTTCGCCAGGATGTCCTGGCCGAGATATTGGACGCGATCGAGCGCGGCAAGTCGCTGCCCGCCGACCGGTTGGCGCTGCCGCCCGCTGACGACGTGCCCAAGGAAGTGCGAGCGTCCGTTTCGCTGCTCATGGCGTGGATCGCGCAGGTGGCAAGGGATCAGCGAATCGACGCGACGCTCGTCGCCACACGAGGCGACGTCGCCGCGTTGGTCAGGGGCGACCCTGAAGGTCGGCTGTCGAGAGGTTGGAGGCGGGAGATGGTGGCGCGAGGGCTGAGGTCGTTGATGGCGGGCGAGGCGTCGTTGGCGTTCGACGGGGGCGGCCGCCTGGTCCTCGAGGAGCGATCCGGCCGGCCGTTGGGCGACGCGTCCGGTAGTGATCGGGCCTAG
- a CDS encoding flavin reductase family protein yields the protein MANEHALVGPFPRGVDPEEYDRVRRRVLWSMPSGLFVLGSVHAGRRNLMTLNWGMQVATDPKIVAVSIEHEAVTHALVRDGGVFSLNIIGRADRAIVRKFVKPLDDGGDAANLAGFAVRAASTGAPILEQAAAWLDCEVRSTLDFTSHTVFAGEVVDCGGDVGDGTEILRMEDTRMSYGG from the coding sequence GTGGCAAATGAGCACGCTCTCGTCGGGCCCTTTCCCCGAGGCGTCGACCCCGAGGAGTACGACCGGGTTCGCAGGCGGGTTCTGTGGTCGATGCCGAGCGGGCTGTTCGTGCTGGGAAGCGTCCATGCCGGGCGCCGCAACCTGATGACACTGAACTGGGGGATGCAAGTCGCGACCGACCCGAAGATCGTCGCTGTGAGCATCGAGCATGAGGCCGTGACTCACGCTCTCGTGCGCGACGGCGGCGTCTTTTCCCTCAACATCATCGGCCGCGCCGACCGTGCCATCGTCCGCAAGTTCGTGAAGCCCCTCGACGACGGCGGCGATGCCGCCAACCTTGCCGGGTTCGCTGTGCGCGCCGCCTCCACCGGTGCCCCCATCCTCGAGCAAGCGGCGGCCTGGCTCGACTGCGAAGTGAGGAGCACGCTCGACTTCACGAGTCACACGGTCTTCGCCGGCGAGGTAGTCGACTGCGGTGGCGACGTCGGCGACGGCACCGAGATCCTCCGCATGGAGGACACCCGGATGAGCTACGGCGGCTAG
- a CDS encoding DUF3151 family protein, protein MADNPPVNLSSGPPETVLPERSPEQVASLLQALGSPEDERRAAVAAVVASDPTYLDGWAALAGLARDDVEAYAYARVGYHRGLDALRAAGWKGSGYVRWTHESNRGFLSALDALRAAAESIGEEPEAQRCSLFLRQLDPEWSSSDR, encoded by the coding sequence ATGGCTGACAATCCCCCAGTGAACCTCTCGTCCGGTCCCCCGGAGACCGTCCTTCCGGAGCGCTCTCCGGAGCAGGTTGCGTCGTTGCTGCAGGCGTTGGGATCCCCGGAGGACGAGCGCCGCGCCGCGGTCGCGGCTGTCGTCGCCAGCGATCCGACGTACCTGGACGGGTGGGCTGCGTTGGCCGGCCTCGCCCGTGACGACGTCGAGGCGTACGCCTACGCACGCGTGGGTTACCACCGCGGTCTCGACGCGCTACGGGCTGCGGGATGGAAAGGGTCCGGTTACGTGCGCTGGACGCACGAATCTAACCGCGGGTTCCTGAGCGCTCTCGATGCGTTGAGGGCGGCTGCCGAATCCATCGGCGAGGAGCCAGAGGCGCAACGCTGCTCGCTGTTCCTGCGCCAGCTCGATCCGGAATGGTCCAGTTCGGACCGGTAG